TGCAGCAGCGCGCCCACCAGCAGCAGGTCCGGGCGCGACACCGAACGGGTCAGTGCTGCGGCCCGCGCCGCCGTCTCCAGCAGGTGCCGATCGACGGTGAACCGGTGCAGCGGATTGTGCTGGGCCCGGAACCGCACCGCCGACCACTCCGGCACGAGCGGTTCGAGCAGCCCGGCCAGGTCGAGCGACTCGAGCACCGGGACGGCCGCCGGGCCGGTGCCGAGCAGGGCAAGGAAGTCCGCGCGCAGCTGGTCCGGCCACGGCTCGGGCGGCGCCGGCGTCTCGGTGGCCAGCCGGCCGAGCGTGAACTCGGACAGGGGCAGCGTGGCCTCTGCTGCGGCCCGCGCCGCCCGCAGCACCAGCCCTGGGTCGGTCGCGGGTTTGGCGTCGCGAGCCAGTACCACCTCGCCGTCCTGCGCGACGACGTCGCGGGCCAGCCCGACCCGGCTCGGCGCACGGGGCGCCCGGCCGAACCTGCGGCGCGGCAGTGGCTGGGACCGGACGAGGGCGGCGTCCAGGCTGTGCGCGAGTACTCGCGCGGCCCTGTTCACCCGCCGCAGCACCTCCTCACCGGACGCCGCGCCGAGCCCGAGCGCCTCGCCCACGCCGTCCTGTTCCTGCAGGCGCAGCACGTCGTCGGCGCGGCCGGCGCGGCGATGCAGCTCGCCGCGGACGTCGAGCAGCGTCGTGTGCGCCTCGCGGGCAGCGTCCGAGACATCCACGAGCTGGGCGAGCGCGAGCGCCTGCAGCGCCTGCCCGTCGCGCAGCCCGCCGCGCGAGTCCTTCAGATCGGGTTCGAGCAAGAAGGCGGCCTCGCCGCCGAGAGCGGCGCGCCCGTCCGCCTGCTCACGCAGTTCGCCCACGCGGGTCGGCGCGCTCGCCCGCCAGGCGTCCAGCACCCGCGTGCGGACGGCGGCGGTGAGCGCCTCCTCCCCCGCCACATGCCGGAGGGCGAGCATGCCGAGCAGGGCCTTCAGGTCGGTGCGGGCCACCTTGACCGCCTCGTCCGCGGTGCGCACCGAGTGGTCCAGCCCGACGCCGCTGTCCCAGATCGGGTACCAGATGCGCTCGGCAAGATCGGGCAGCCCGCCCACCCGTCCGTCGTGCAACAGCAGCAGGTCCAGGTCCGAGCCCGGCACCACTTCGCGCCGGCCCAGGCTGCCGATCGCGGCGAGCGCAACGCCACCGTAGGGCAGCGGCAGGTCCGCCAGCATGGTGCGCAGCCAGTCGTCGTACGCATCGGCCAGCGCCGCTCGCAGCCGGACGCCGACGAGTCCGGGCCGGCGCAGCACGCCGGCCCGGACCTCGCCCAGTGACTCAGACGGCGTCGGCGTCGCGCTCACCCGTGCGCACCCGGACCAGCGTGTCCACCGGGGTGACCCACACCTTGCCGTCGCCGATCTTCCCGGTGCGCGCGGCCTCGACGATCGCATCGACCACCGCCACCGCGTCGGCGTCATCGACCAGTACCTCGACCCGCACCTTGGGCACCAGGTCCACGACGTACTCGGCGCCGCGGTAGACCTCGGTGTGCCCGCGCTGGCGCCCGAAGCCCTGCGCCTCGCTGACCGTCAGGCCCTGGATGCCGAGCACCTCCAAGGCCGCCTTCACGTCGTCCAGCTTGAACGGCTTGATGACCGCGACGACCGACTTCATGCGTCCACCCTCTCGATTGCCGACCGCGCCGGCGCGTGTGCACCGGACGATCCCACACCGCTGAGCCCGCCGCCGAGCACCGAGGAGAAGTTGTAGGCGGTCTCGGCGTGCTCGTGCTCGTCGATGCCCGCGATCTCGACCTCGGCGCTGACCCGGAACGCACCGGCGCGCTTGAGCACGGTGGCGATCAGGTAGGCGATCACGAACGAGTACGCCATCACGCTTGCCGCCGCGAGCACCTGCTTGCCCAGCAGCGAGGCGTCCCCGCCGTACAGCAGACCGCGCTGGTACACCGGATTGCCGGCGGAGTCGACGTAGCCGACCGCCGCCGCACCGCCGTCGAAGCCGAAGAAGCCGATCAGGACGGTGCCGGCCAGCCCGCCCACGAGGTGGACGCCGACGACGTCGAGCGAGTCGTCGAAGCCGAACCGGTACTTCAACCCGACCGCCAGCGCGCACAGCAGGCCGGCGATGAAGCCGATCGCCGCACCGCCGAGCGGGCTGACGAACGCGCAGCCCGGCGTGATCGCGACAAGGCCGGCGACCGCGCCTGACGCCGCGCCCACCGTGGTCGGCCGCCCGTCGCGCAGCTGCTCGACCAGCAGCCAGCCGAGCACCGCGGTGGCGGTGGCGACCGTCGTGGTCATGAAGGCGAGCCCTGCCACGCCGTCGGCGGCGCCCTCGGAACCGGCGTTGAAGCCGAACCAGCCGAACCACAACAGGCTCGCGCCGAGCAGCACGAACGGCACGTTGTGCGGCTTCATCGGATCGCGCCGCCAGCCGACCCGCCGGCCGGCGACGAGGGCGAGCGCGAGCGCGGCGGAGCCGGCGTTGATGTGCACGGCCGTGCCACCGGCGAAGTCCTCCACGTGCAGCTTGTTCAGGATCCAGCCGGTGCCGAACACCCAGTTCGCGACGGGGAAGTACACCAGGCTGACCCAGACGAGCACGAACACGGTCCAGCCCCAGAACTTGATCCGGTCGGCGACCGCGCCGGACACCAGCGCCGGGGTGATCACCGCGAACATCAACTGGAACGCCGCGAACACCAGGACCGGCACGCCCGCGCCGTTGACCGCGGTCAGCACCGCCGAATGGTTGCCCAGACCGGCCAGCTCGTTGTCCCAGCCGATGATGCTCGCGTGCGCGGTACCGAACGCGAACGCGTACCCGAACGCGAGCCACAGCACGGGCACGGTCGCCAGGCAGATGAAGCTCATCATCAGCATGTTCAGCACGCTCTTGGAGCGGACCAGGCCGCCGTAGAAGAACGCCAGGCCGGGTGTCATCAGCAGCACGAGCGCCGCAGACACCAGCATCCACGCGGTGTTACCCGTGTTCAGATCTGGCATGCGTTCGGCTCCTTTCGGGTGGTCGAAGATCGCGGCGCGAGCAGTTCGCGCTGGGGCAAGACTGGCGGCGGCCTGTTTCGTCAAAGCGCCGCCGCGTGTTTCCGGCGTGTAACCGATAGCGTCGATCGGGTGCGGAGCATCACGCGGGACGAAGCCGCCGAGCGGGCGGAGCTGCTGGGCGTCGACGGCTACCAGGTGGCCCTCGACCTGACGGGCGACGGCCCGACGTTCACCTCCAGGACGCGGATCCGGTTCCGTTGCGCCGACCCGCGACGGGGTAGCTGGGTGGACGTGAAGCCGCACCGGCTCACGCGCGTCACGCTGAACGGGACGCCGGTACCGGTCGAGACGATGGCCGGCGGGCGGTTGCCGCTCACCGGACTGGCCGAGAGCAACGAACTCGTCGTCGAGGCACAGATGGCGTACTCGCACGACGGCGAGGGGCTGCACCGGCACGTCGACCCGGCCGACGGCAACGTCTACCTCTACGCGATGTCGTTCCTGGACGCGGCGCCGCGCTGGTTCGCCTGCTTCGACCAGCCCGACCTGAAGGCGCCGTACCGCTTCGAGGTGCGCTGCCCGGACGGCTGGACGGTGGCGGGCAACGCGCCGGCCACGCGGGGCGCCGACGGATCGTGGCTGCTCGAGCAGGCGCGGCCGCTGTCGACGTACTTCACCACGCTGATCGCCGGGCCGTACCACTCGATCCGCACCGAGCACGACGGGATCGCGCTGGTGCTGCACGCGCGCGCATCGCTGGCCGAGCACCTGGACCGCGACGCCGCCGAGCTGGCCCAGATCACGGCCGACTGCCTGGACGAGTTCCACCGGCTCTTCGGCGTGCGCTACCCGTGGGGCGAGTACCACCAGGCGTTCGTTCCCGAATTCAACGCCGGTGCGATGGAGAACCCCGGCTGCGTCACGTTCCGCGATCCGCTGGTGTTCCGTTCGCGCGCCACCGACGCCGAGCACGCCGTGCGGGCCAGCACGATCGCGCACGAGATGGCGCACATGTGGTTCGGCGACCTGGTGACGATGCGCTGGTGGGACGACCTGTGGCTCAACGAGTCGTTCGCGGAGTACCTCGGCCACCGGGTGTGCGATGCGGTCACGCGGCACCGGTCCTGGGTCGAGTTCGGCATCGTCCGCAAGGCGTGGGGCTACACGGCCGACCGGCGACCGTCGACGCACCCGGTCGCCGGCAACGGCGCGGCCGACGCCGCGACCGCGCTCAGTGACTTCGACGGCATCTCCTACGCCAAGGGGGCGGCCGTGCTGCGCCAGCTCGGCGCGTACCTGGGCGAGGACGTGTTCCTGACCGGGCTGCGGCGCTACTTCGCCGATCACGCGTTCGGCAACGCCTCGCTGGCGGACCTGCTCGCCGCCTGGACGGCCGCGGGCGCCGCGGACCTGCCGGCCTGGACCGAGCAGTGGCTGCAGTCGTCCGGGCTGGACACGCTGCGCGCCGAGCACGTCGACGGGACGGTGACGGTGCACTGCGAGCCGCCGCCCGGCACGCACGCCCTGCGCCGGCACGCGGTCACCGTGGCCGCCTTCGACGCGGCCGGGCGGCAGGTGGCGCAACAGCCCGCGCTGCTGGCCGGACCGTCCACGTCCGTCCCGCTCGGCCGGAGCGAACAGCTCGTGATCGCCGACTCCCTGGACGAGACCTGGGCCAAGATCGCCTTCGACGACGCGGCCTGGCGGGCGCTGCCGGCCGCGGTCGGCGGGCTCGACCCGTTGCCGCGCGTGGTGGTGTGCAACGCGATGCGCCTGGCCGTCGCCGACGCGGAACTGGCACCGCAGGCGGCGCTCGAGGTGGCACTGGCCGTGCTCGCGATCGACCCGAGCGACGCGGTGGTGGGCGTGCTGGCGCGCTGGCTGAGCGAGGTGCTGATCGGCCGCTACCTTCCGCCAGCCGAGTGCGACACGGCGGCCGAGCGGCTGGCGGTGTTGCTGCTGGACGTCGCCACCGCCGCCGTGCCCGGGTCCGGGCTGCAGCTCGCCGCGGTGCGCGGCTACGTCCGCGCGTGCGCCGATTCCGACCGGCTCCGCGGCTGGCTCGCGGGCGCGGCGGTGCCGGACGGCGTCGTGATCGACACCGAGCTGCGCTGGGAGGTGGTGCGCCGGCTGGCCACGCTCGGCGCGCTGGACGTTGCGCAGCTCGACGCCGAGGCGGCCGCCGACCGCAGCACGCAGGGCGCGGTGCACGCCGCCGCCTGCCGGGCGCTGCGCCCCGATGCCGAGGCGAAGCACGCCGCGTGGCAGACCATCATGGCCGACGCCGGCTGTCCGAACTACGAGCTGTACGCGATCGCCAACGCATTCTGGCAGCCGTCGCAGCGTGAGCTGACAGCCCCGTACGTCGAGCGGTACTTCGCCGAGATCGCCGACCTGGCCGCGATCCGCTCCGGCTGGGTGCTCGCGCGGGTCAGCGAGTACGCCTATCCGCAGACCGCCGCGGACCCGCACACCGTCGAGCTCACCGAAGCCCTGCTCGCGCGCGACGACCTGGACCCGGGCGTGCGCCGCTCGGTGCTCGACGCGGGCGACGACCTGCGCCGCGTGGTGGCGTCCCGCCAGAAGTTCGGTTGACCGTTGGCCCCGTAGCAGGGACCGCCGCGGCGTGTCGCCCTGCTACGGGGCCAACGGTCAGGCAGCGGACCGAGCCGCGACGAACGCGGCAACACACGTCTCGACGTCCCCCGCAGAGTGCGCCGCCGACAGCTGCACCCGGATGCGGGCCTTGCCCTGCGGCACGACCGGGTAGCTGAACGCGATCACGTACACGCCGTGGCCGAGCATCTCGTCGGCGACCCGCGCCGCCAGCGCCGCATCGCCGAACATCACCGGCGCGATCGGGTGCTCGCCGGGCAGCACGTCGAAGCCCTCCTCGGCCATCCGCCGCCGGAACAGCGCGGTGTTCTCGCGAAGCCGCGCGCGGGCGTCCTCGCTACCCGCGATCAGGTCGAGCGCGGCCAGCGAGCCGGCCACCACGGCAGGGGCGACCGCGTTCGAGAACAGGTACGGGCGCGAGCGCTGCCGCAGCAGCTCGACGATCTCGGCGCGTGCCGCGATGTACCCGCCGGACGCCCCGCCGAGTGCCTTGCCGAGCGTCCCGGACACCACGTCGACGCGGTCCTGCACGCCGAGCAGCTCCGGCGTCCCCGCGCCGGTAGGGCCGACGAACCCCACCGCGTGCGAGTCGTCGACCATCACCATCGCATCGTGCTCGTCGGCCAGCTCGCAGATCTCGGCCAGCGGGGCCAGGTAGCCGTCCATCGAGAACACGCCGTCGGTGACGATCAGCTTGCGGCGCGCCCCGGACGCGGCGACCAGTTGCGCGCGCAGGTCGGCCATGTCCCGGTTGCGGTACCGGTAGCGCACGGCCTTGCACAGCCGGATCCCGTCGATGATGGAGGCATGGTTGAGCTCGTCGGAGATCACCGCATCCTGCTCGTCGAGCAGCACCTCGAACAGGCCGCCGTTCGCGTCGAAGCAGGACGAGTACAGGATCGTCGCCTCGGTCCCGAGGAACGCCGAGAGCCGCCGCTCCAGCTCGGTGTGCTGGGTCTGCGTCCCGCAGATGAACCGGACGCTGGCCATCCCGAAGCCCCAGTCGTCCAGAGCCGCCTTCGCCGCGGCGACGACGGCCGGATGATCGGCCAGGCCGAGGTAGTTGTTGGCGCAGAAGTTCAGCACCGGCGAGGTGGCGCTGCCGTCCGCCGTCATGATCTTCGCCGCCTGCGGCGAGGCGAGCTGCCGCTCGTTCTTGTACAGCCCCGCTGCGCGGATCTCCTGCAGCGTGTCGCGCAACTGGTCGCGCACCGCTCCGTACGCCATCACAGCACCGTCCAATCCAGTACGACCTTGCCACACCGGCCACCGCGCGCGGTCGCGAACGCCTCGGCCCACTCGCCGGCCGGGAAGCGGTGCGTGATCACGCCGCCGATGTCCAGCCCGGACCGCAGCATCGCGCTCATCGCGTACCAGGTCTCGAACATCTCCCGGCCGTAGATTCCCTTGATGGTGATCATGTGGGTGACCACCTTGCCCCAGTCGATCTCGATCGGCTGCGCGGGCAGCCCCAGCATCGCGATGCGCCCGCCGTGGTTGAGGTTCGCGATCACGTCCGGCAGCGCCGACGGGTGCCCGCTCATCTCCAGCGCGACGTCGAAGCCCTCGACCATGCCCAGCCGCTGCTGCGCCGACGCGATGTTCTCCCGAGACACGTCCAGGGCCAGGTCGACACCCATCGCGCGGGCCAGCTCCAGCCGGTAGGAGGAGACGTCGGTGATGACGACGAACCGGGCGCCCACGTGCCGGCAGACGGCCGCCGCCATCAGCCCGATCGGCCCGGCCCCGGTGATCAGCACGTCCTCGCCCACCAGCGGGAACGACAGCGCGGTGTGCACGGCGTTGCCGAACGGGTCGAAGATCGCCGCCAGATCCGGGTCCACCTGCTCGTGGTGCACCCACACGTTCGACTCGGGCAGCACCACGAACTCGGCGAACGCGCCGTCACGGTTGACACCCACGCCGGACGTCCGGATGCACAGGTGCCGCCGCCCGGCCCGGCAGTTGCGGCACGTCCCGCACACGACGTGTCCCTCGCCGGAGACCAGATCGCCGACGCGCACGTCACGCACCGCGGACCCGACCTCGACCACCTCGCCGCAGAACTCGTGGCCCGGGATCAGCGGTGCGTCGACGGCACCGGCCGCCCAGGCGTCCCACGACTCGATGTGCAGGTCGGTGCCGCAGATACCGGTGCGCAGCACCCGGATCATCACCTCGTCCGGCCCGGCCGACGGCTCGGGCCGCTCGACCAGCTCCAGCCCCGCGGCCGCCGCGGGCTTGTACAGCGCCCTCATGCCCGCCCGCCCCCTCGATGAATCCGGTACCCATCACACCCGGGTGTGGTGAATGCCGGATTCATGCCTCACCCAGCAGGGCCTCGACGAACTGCTGCGGGTCGAACGGCGCCAGGTCATCGGCGCCCTCGCCGAGCCCGATCAGCTTGACCGGCACGCCGAGCTCGCGCTGCACGCTGATCACGATGCCGCCCTTCGCGGTGCCGTCGAGCTTGGTCAGGACGATGCCGGTGACGTCGACGACCTCGGTGAACACGCGCGCCTGCGTCAGCCCGTTCTGCCCGGTGGTCGCGTCCAGCACGAGCAGCGTCTCGTCGACCGGTCCCTGCTTCTCGACGACCCGCTTGACCTTGCCGAGCTCGTCCATCAGCCCGACCTTGGTGTGCAGCCGGCCGGCGGTGTCGATCAGCACGGTGTCGACGCCCGCTGCCGTCCCGGCCTTGACTGCCTCGAACGCGACCGACGCGGGGTCACCACCCTCCGGCCCGCGCACGGTCTCGGCGCCGACGCGCGCGCCCCAGGTCTGCAACTGGTCCGCGGCGGCGGCACGGAACGTGTCCGCGGCACCGAGCAGCACGGTGCGCCCGTCGGCCACCAGCACCCGCGCGAGCTTGCCGCACGTGGTGGTCTTGCCGGTTCCGTTGACGCCGACCACCATCACCACAGCGGGACGCCCGGCCACCGGCAGCGTGTGCAGCGAGCGGTCCAGCTCGGGCAGCAGCGCGGTGACCAGCTCCTCGGACAGCAGCGCGCGCAGCTCCGCGGGCGAGCGGGTGCCGAGCACCTTGGTCCGGTTGCGCAGCCGCTCGACGATCTCGCTGGTCGCGCCCACGCCGACGTCGGCGGTGAGCAGCGACTCCTCGATCTGCTCCCACGCGTCCTCGTCGAGCCGGTCGCGCGACAGCACGGCGAGCAGCCCGCGGCCGAGGCCGGACTGCGAGCGGGCCAGCCGGGCGCGCAGGCGCAGCAGCCGGCCTGCCGTCGGCTCGGGAGTCTCCACCGCCGGTGGGGCGACGAGTTCCTCGGCAGGCGGCGCCAGGACGTCCTCGACCGGGAGCTCGGCGACCGTCCCCACCGATCTGGTCGGCGTGTCCCGCGGTACCTCGGCGTCGTCGCCGACCCCTGGCCGGTAGTCCACGCCGGGCTCGGGCGGGGCCGGCGGGCGGCGGCGGCGCGGCACCACCAGCGCCACCGTGAGCACGACGGCGACGAGGACGATTGCCAGGGCAACCCAGAGCCAGATCACCCGCTCATCCTCTCAGCCCGGCGCTCCGGCACGGCACGGGCAGGTCAGTGGTTGAGCAGCAGACCGCCTTGCGCCCACATGCCCCACGGCACGTTCCAGTCGCCGAAGCCGTCCCACGACGGCATCTTGGTGCCACCGGTGTTGCTGTAGGTCACCACGTCGCCGATCTGGCTGAACTTGTAGAACCACTTGGCGTCGCCCACGTTGAGGTTGGTGCAGCCGTTGGAGGTCGACCGCACGCCGATGTTGCCGCCGTTCCAGGATGCGGCGTGCACGTACTCGCCGGACATCGTGACCCGCACGGACCACGGCACGATCAGGTTGTAGCGATCGTTCGGATCCGTCCCGACCATGCGCACCGCTCCGTCGGGTCGCAGGCCGCTACCGCTCGGGTTGGCCTCACCCTTCTGCATCACGACCTTGGTGCCGGTGTACGTCGGTGTCTGCGCCTTGCCGAGCGACACCTTCAGCGTCTTGACCAGCCTGCCGTTCGAGGTCACCCTCATCGTCTCGGTCTGCCCGTCGACGGTGGACACGTGCGCGTCGCCGGTCTGGAAGGTGATCGAGGTGAGCTTGTCGCTGTACACCAGGCCCTTGCCCGCACTCAGCCCGCCGATGGGCAGCTTCACCGCGATGGTCGCGTTGGGCGGCCAGTACCCCTTGGGACGGTAGTGCGCCTCGTAGGTGTTGGTCTTCTTCTCGTCCGCCGTCGTCTGCTCCCAGTACCAGGCGCCGTTCGCCGGCTGGCCGTTCACAGTGACCGTGGCCGCCTTGGTGAACGCGCTCGAGTCGGTGGGGGCCGGGGTGAACCGCAGCACGATCGGCATGCCGACGCCATACGTCCCACCGTCGCCCTCGAGCGAGGACACGTGCACGGTCTTCGCCGGCCCGCTCGCGGTGCTGCTGCTCGCGGTCGCCGGGGCACCCGAGGCGGGCGCGGAGGTCGCACGACCGGTTGCCGGCGCCCCGGAGGTGCCGGCGGGCGAGTGCGGCGTTCCCGCCGTCCCGCTCGAGCACGCGGACAAGGCGAGCGCTGCGAACGCCGGTACGGCGAGCAGCAGCCCGCGGGGCCGCCGGGCGCGCCGGGCGGTGCCGGGCCGGGTCACGAGCTGTGCACCAGACCGCCGGTCTGCCACAGGCCCCACGGGATGTTCCAGTCGCCGTATCCCTCGCCGAGTTGCATCTTGCCGCCGTTCGCGTTCGGGTACTGCACGACGTCACCGATGTCGAGGAACCCGTACAGCTTCTTCGCATCCGCGGTGTGCAGGTTGGTGCAGCCGTTGGACGAGTCGATCCCGTGGTCGATGTTGTACTTGTTCCACGGCGCCGCGTGCAGGTACTCGCCGCCGTAGGTGAGCCGCTGCGTGTACTTCACGTGCGGGTCGTAGTACCCCGGGCCGCGCATCGAGATGTCCAGGCCCTTCTCCATGATCACCTTGGTGCCGCTCAGGGTGCGCGTGTTGTTCGCGCCGAGCGAGACCGGGAAGGTGCCCCACTTCTGCCCGTCGGCGACGACCGTCAGCTTGTGCGTCGAGGCATCGACGGTGACGATGTGCGAGGCGCCGATCGCGAAGTCGAGTGTCAGGCTGTTGTCGAAGACCAGGCCGGTTCCGGCGGACTTGCCCTTCATCGGGATGTCGACGTGCACGGTGCTGTGCGCGGGCCAGTAGTGCTCGGGCCGCCAGTGCCCCTCGATCGGGTAGTTCTTGTTCGCGGCGGAGTACTCGAAGTACCAGCCGCCCTTGAGCGGGGCACCGTTCGCCGTGACCTTGGTGCCGGTGCTCAGCGCCGACGCGTCGGTGATCTTCTTGCTGAAGTAGGCGATGATCGGCATGCCGACACCATAGGTGGCGTTGTCG
This genomic stretch from Jatrophihabitans cynanchi harbors:
- a CDS encoding [protein-PII] uridylyltransferase translates to MSATPTPSESLGEVRAGVLRRPGLVGVRLRAALADAYDDWLRTMLADLPLPYGGVALAAIGSLGRREVVPGSDLDLLLLHDGRVGGLPDLAERIWYPIWDSGVGLDHSVRTADEAVKVARTDLKALLGMLALRHVAGEEALTAAVRTRVLDAWRASAPTRVGELREQADGRAALGGEAAFLLEPDLKDSRGGLRDGQALQALALAQLVDVSDAAREAHTTLLDVRGELHRRAGRADDVLRLQEQDGVGEALGLGAASGEEVLRRVNRAARVLAHSLDAALVRSQPLPRRRFGRAPRAPSRVGLARDVVAQDGEVVLARDAKPATDPGLVLRAARAAAEATLPLSEFTLGRLATETPAPPEPWPDQLRADFLALLGTGPAAVPVLESLDLAGLLEPLVPEWSAVRFRAQHNPLHRFTVDRHLLETAARAAALTRSVSRPDLLLVGALLHDIGKGRPGDHSAAGAELATTIALRMGFAAADVAVIAALARHHLLLPDTATRRDLDDPATLGIVTAAVAGSAGLLDLLHALAIADAAATGPAAWSDWKAGLVADLVRRAHAVLRGAPPEPVAELDDERRALAEAGELAVLVRPSEVVVAAADGVGVLYRTAGVLALHLLDVRSASIRTHAGMAVNTFAVEPRFGTMPEASRVRAELTRVLSGDTGLAERLRVKERSYARPAAAARPAPTVHWFDDEATDATVLEYRADDSLGLLCRVTAALERCQLDVRSARVSSLAGAVVDAFYVTTRDGAPVPRERRPDIEAELLRA
- a CDS encoding P-II family nitrogen regulator, which gives rise to MKSVVAVIKPFKLDDVKAALEVLGIQGLTVSEAQGFGRQRGHTEVYRGAEYVVDLVPKVRVEVLVDDADAVAVVDAIVEAARTGKIGDGKVWVTPVDTLVRVRTGERDADAV
- a CDS encoding ammonium transporter; translated protein: MPDLNTGNTAWMLVSAALVLLMTPGLAFFYGGLVRSKSVLNMLMMSFICLATVPVLWLAFGYAFAFGTAHASIIGWDNELAGLGNHSAVLTAVNGAGVPVLVFAAFQLMFAVITPALVSGAVADRIKFWGWTVFVLVWVSLVYFPVANWVFGTGWILNKLHVEDFAGGTAVHINAGSAALALALVAGRRVGWRRDPMKPHNVPFVLLGASLLWFGWFGFNAGSEGAADGVAGLAFMTTTVATATAVLGWLLVEQLRDGRPTTVGAASGAVAGLVAITPGCAFVSPLGGAAIGFIAGLLCALAVGLKYRFGFDDSLDVVGVHLVGGLAGTVLIGFFGFDGGAAAVGYVDSAGNPVYQRGLLYGGDASLLGKQVLAAASVMAYSFVIAYLIATVLKRAGAFRVSAEVEIAGIDEHEHAETAYNFSSVLGGGLSGVGSSGAHAPARSAIERVDA
- the pepN gene encoding aminopeptidase N; this translates as MRSITRDEAAERAELLGVDGYQVALDLTGDGPTFTSRTRIRFRCADPRRGSWVDVKPHRLTRVTLNGTPVPVETMAGGRLPLTGLAESNELVVEAQMAYSHDGEGLHRHVDPADGNVYLYAMSFLDAAPRWFACFDQPDLKAPYRFEVRCPDGWTVAGNAPATRGADGSWLLEQARPLSTYFTTLIAGPYHSIRTEHDGIALVLHARASLAEHLDRDAAELAQITADCLDEFHRLFGVRYPWGEYHQAFVPEFNAGAMENPGCVTFRDPLVFRSRATDAEHAVRASTIAHEMAHMWFGDLVTMRWWDDLWLNESFAEYLGHRVCDAVTRHRSWVEFGIVRKAWGYTADRRPSTHPVAGNGAADAATALSDFDGISYAKGAAVLRQLGAYLGEDVFLTGLRRYFADHAFGNASLADLLAAWTAAGAADLPAWTEQWLQSSGLDTLRAEHVDGTVTVHCEPPPGTHALRRHAVTVAAFDAAGRQVAQQPALLAGPSTSVPLGRSEQLVIADSLDETWAKIAFDDAAWRALPAAVGGLDPLPRVVVCNAMRLAVADAELAPQAALEVALAVLAIDPSDAVVGVLARWLSEVLIGRYLPPAECDTAAERLAVLLLDVATAAVPGSGLQLAAVRGYVRACADSDRLRGWLAGAAVPDGVVIDTELRWEVVRRLATLGALDVAQLDAEAAADRSTQGAVHAAACRALRPDAEAKHAAWQTIMADAGCPNYELYAIANAFWQPSQRELTAPYVERYFAEIADLAAIRSGWVLARVSEYAYPQTAADPHTVELTEALLARDDLDPGVRRSVLDAGDDLRRVVASRQKFG
- a CDS encoding glycine C-acetyltransferase gives rise to the protein MAYGAVRDQLRDTLQEIRAAGLYKNERQLASPQAAKIMTADGSATSPVLNFCANNYLGLADHPAVVAAAKAALDDWGFGMASVRFICGTQTQHTELERRLSAFLGTEATILYSSCFDANGGLFEVLLDEQDAVISDELNHASIIDGIRLCKAVRYRYRNRDMADLRAQLVAASGARRKLIVTDGVFSMDGYLAPLAEICELADEHDAMVMVDDSHAVGFVGPTGAGTPELLGVQDRVDVVSGTLGKALGGASGGYIAARAEIVELLRQRSRPYLFSNAVAPAVVAGSLAALDLIAGSEDARARLRENTALFRRRMAEEGFDVLPGEHPIAPVMFGDAALAARVADEMLGHGVYVIAFSYPVVPQGKARIRVQLSAAHSAGDVETCVAAFVAARSAA
- the tdh gene encoding L-threonine 3-dehydrogenase, with the translated sequence MRALYKPAAAAGLELVERPEPSAGPDEVMIRVLRTGICGTDLHIESWDAWAAGAVDAPLIPGHEFCGEVVEVGSAVRDVRVGDLVSGEGHVVCGTCRNCRAGRRHLCIRTSGVGVNRDGAFAEFVVLPESNVWVHHEQVDPDLAAIFDPFGNAVHTALSFPLVGEDVLITGAGPIGLMAAAVCRHVGARFVVITDVSSYRLELARAMGVDLALDVSRENIASAQQRLGMVEGFDVALEMSGHPSALPDVIANLNHGGRIAMLGLPAQPIEIDWGKVVTHMITIKGIYGREMFETWYAMSAMLRSGLDIGGVITHRFPAGEWAEAFATARGGRCGKVVLDWTVL
- the ftsY gene encoding signal recognition particle-docking protein FtsY, which gives rise to MIWLWVALAIVLVAVVLTVALVVPRRRRPPAPPEPGVDYRPGVGDDAEVPRDTPTRSVGTVAELPVEDVLAPPAEELVAPPAVETPEPTAGRLLRLRARLARSQSGLGRGLLAVLSRDRLDEDAWEQIEESLLTADVGVGATSEIVERLRNRTKVLGTRSPAELRALLSEELVTALLPELDRSLHTLPVAGRPAVVMVVGVNGTGKTTTCGKLARVLVADGRTVLLGAADTFRAAAADQLQTWGARVGAETVRGPEGGDPASVAFEAVKAGTAAGVDTVLIDTAGRLHTKVGLMDELGKVKRVVEKQGPVDETLLVLDATTGQNGLTQARVFTEVVDVTGIVLTKLDGTAKGGIVISVQRELGVPVKLIGLGEGADDLAPFDPQQFVEALLGEA
- a CDS encoding Ig-like domain-containing protein, translating into MTRPGTARRARRPRGLLLAVPAFAALALSACSSGTAGTPHSPAGTSGAPATGRATSAPASGAPATASSSTASGPAKTVHVSSLEGDGGTYGVGMPIVLRFTPAPTDSSAFTKAATVTVNGQPANGAWYWEQTTADEKKTNTYEAHYRPKGYWPPNATIAVKLPIGGLSAGKGLVYSDKLTSITFQTGDAHVSTVDGQTETMRVTSNGRLVKTLKVSLGKAQTPTYTGTKVVMQKGEANPSGSGLRPDGAVRMVGTDPNDRYNLIVPWSVRVTMSGEYVHAASWNGGNIGVRSTSNGCTNLNVGDAKWFYKFSQIGDVVTYSNTGGTKMPSWDGFGDWNVPWGMWAQGGLLLNH
- a CDS encoding L,D-transpeptidase, whose product is MPSSASRPRRLWGFAVLIGAAAATVLTSCSTGSSGPSPAVTVTQHDTPSSSDSTTTTPTTPPPSTTKPTGLPVHIRTANSDNATYGVGMPIIAYFSKKITDASALSTGTKVTANGAPLKGGWYFEYSAANKNYPIEGHWRPEHYWPAHSTVHVDIPMKGKSAGTGLVFDNSLTLDFAIGASHIVTVDASTHKLTVVADGQKWGTFPVSLGANNTRTLSGTKVIMEKGLDISMRGPGYYDPHVKYTQRLTYGGEYLHAAPWNKYNIDHGIDSSNGCTNLHTADAKKLYGFLDIGDVVQYPNANGGKMQLGEGYGDWNIPWGLWQTGGLVHSS